From the Lathyrus oleraceus cultivar Zhongwan6 chromosome 4, CAAS_Psat_ZW6_1.0, whole genome shotgun sequence genome, one window contains:
- the LOC127074175 gene encoding putative glucuronosyltransferase PGSIP8, whose amino-acid sequence MGCLKQPLDHNNAAGFVMKRLLLVLLLLGTCCFSNPVVKGEQHKNAYATMMYVGTPRDYEFYIAIRVLFKSLALLNVEADLVVIASLDVPLRWVRALEKEDGVKVVRVENMDNPYKHQDNFDKRFKLSLNKLYAWSLVDYDRVVMLDADNLFIQNTDELFQCGQFCAVFINPCVFHTGLFVLQPSTTVFKDMVHELQNGRENPDGADQGFIASYFPELLDKPLFHPPPNGTKLDGTYRLPLGYQMDASYYYLKLHWSVPCGPNSVITFPGAPWLKPWYWWAWPVLPLGLQWHEKRRQTLGYGTEMAVIFIQSAIYLGIIAMTRLARPSLSKLCYRRSDKSITLVQNILKLVALWSILAAYVTPFFIIPPTIHPMLGWPLYFLGTLALCLVAINAFLLPMLPVLMPWFGIIGVLIVMAFPWYSDGVVRALCVFGYAFCAAPVLWTSITRIMAGLQVSLEREGFMPRLGESSPPSWFNKLY is encoded by the exons ATGGGTTGCTTAAAGCAGCCACTCGACCACAACAATGCCGCAGGTTTTGTTATGAAACGTTTGTTGTTGGTGCTGTTGTTACTAGGAACATGCTGTTTTTCGAACCCGGTTGTTAAAGGTGAACAACACAAAAATGCATATGCTACTATGATGTATGTGGGTACACCAAGAGACTATGAATTCTACATAGCAATACGAGTTCTTTTCAAATCACTGGCTCTTCTCAATGTTGAAGCTGATCTTGTCGTTATTGCTTCTCTTGATGTTCCTCTTCGATGGGTTCGAGCTCT TGAAAAAGAAGATGGTGTGAAAGTAGTAAGAGTGGAAAATATGGATAATCCTTACAAGCATCAAGATAATTTTGACAAGAGGTTCAAATTATCTTTGAATAAGCTCTATGCGTGGAGCTTAGTGGATTATGACAGGGTAGTCATGTTGGATGCGGACAACCTCTTCATACAAAATACCGACGAGTTGTTTCAATGTGGACAGTTTTGTGCTGTCTTTATCAATCCTTGTGTTTTTCATACTGGTCTCTTTGTCTTGCAG CCGTCAACGACAGTGTTCAAGGACATGGTTCATGAACTACAAAATGGGAGAGAAAATCCAGATGGTGCCGATCAGGGTTTCATAGCTAGCTACTTCCCGGAGTTGCTTGATAAGCCATTGTTTCATCCACCTCCAAACGGAACCAAACTTGATGGAACATATAGACTTCCTTTAGGCTATCAAATGGATGCTTCTTATTACT ATCTCAAACTTCATTGGAGTGTACCTTGTGGACCAAATAGTGTGATTACATTCCCGGGGGCACCGTGGTTGAAGCCATGGTACTGGTGGGCGTGGCCTGTTCTGCCATTAGGCCTACAGTGGCATGAAAAACGTCGTCAAACTTTGGG ATATGGGACGGAGATGGCTGTGATATTCATTCAATCTGCAATATATCTTGGAATAATAGCAATGACGCGTTTAGCAAGGCCAAGTCTCTCAAAACTATGCTACCGTCGTTCCGATAAGAGCATCACATTGGTACAAAACATCCTCAAATTAGTAGCACTATGGAGTATTCTTGCCGCTTACGTAACACCCTTCTTCATCATTCCTCCAACAATTCACCCTATGCTAGGCTGGCCTTTGTATTTTCTCGGCACTTTGGCTCTATGCTTGGTTGCAATCAACGCGTTTCTTCTTCCAATGTTACCGGTTCTGATGCCGTGGTTCGGTATTATTGGAGTTCTAATTGTCATGGCGTTTCCTTGGTATTCAGATGGAGTCGTAAGAGCTTTGTGCGTGTTTGGTTATGCATTCTGTGCCGCACCAGTTTTGTGGACATCGATAACAAGGATAATGGCTGGACTTCAGGTTTCTTTAGAAAGGGAAGGTTTTATGCCTAGATTAGGTGAATCGTCACCACCTTCTTGGTTTAACAAGTTATATTGA